A window of Plasmodium cynomolgi strain B DNA, scaffold: 1081, whole genome shotgun sequence genomic DNA:
ATTCGTGCGTGAGAAATCCTTACATCTGTACAGGGTCTAATGGCGACACTGCACTAAAAGAGCTGCTATTTGCTTACCTCGTGCGAAACCTGCGATAACAACATGAACAGGGCAAACATGAAAAGCTTTAAAAAGGCAGCACACTTTACAACTTTTCGAGGACATTGTACTGCTAACTCTTCAACGTCACCATACCCATCACCGCTAGTTACATTCTGTGCCCCCCTCCAAAGGaagtaattatattttccccaACGTAACTTATCTTCATCGTATTCTATTTTATCACAGTTTTacaaaat
This region includes:
- a CDS encoding Pv-fam-h protein (putative) → YDEDKLRWGKYNYFLWRGAQNVTSGDGYGDVEELAVQCPRKVVKCAAFLKLFMFALFMLLSQVSHESTNRGVMRGTPQLAQAIVHKSANRLLAEPPMDFD